The genomic window ATAGTCCTGAGAATGTTGTACCAGCTTTACGTGGCAAAAGGTTACAAAAGCCTTATCAACTTTCTTTTTATCAACTAGCGCAACATAATTACTAATAATCCCTTTTTTTTCTAACTTTCTAATACGCTCATATACAGCTGTAACCGATAAACCGAGTGCATAAGAAAGTGCTTTATTGGTTTGTTTACTATCTTTTTGAAGAAGTTCTAGAAGCGCTTTATCTATTTCATCTAACATTTGCTTAATATTTTTCGGTAGAAATTACCTTTTGAATAAAAATAACAACTATTGTTCTATCATACACAAAAAATAATGAATAATATTCACTTAATAATATAAAGTATTGATTTTTATTCTAATAACTTTCAAATTTGTATAAACCTTTTAAATCATTTTAAAATGAAATTTAAACCTGCAAACAACATACAAGACCTACAATATTTTGGAGAGTTTGGTGGAGTAAACCCATCAATATCTGACTCTTCTACCTATACCTTTTTATCTGCTAAAACCATGTTCGATACTTTTGAAGGGAATGCGGATGGCTGTTATCTCTACTCAAGACACTCTTCGCCTTCAAATTTATATTTAGGTGAAGCACTTGCCGCAATGGAAGGTACAGAAACAGCCACGGTTACTGCATCTGGCATGGGAGCCATTACACCTGTATTAATGCAACTGTGTGAAGCAGGTGAACACATCGTTAGTAGTAGAACCATTTATGGCGGAACCTATGCTTTCTTAAAGAACTTTGCACCAAGATTAGGAATACAAACTTCATTTGTAGATATCACAAAAATAGATGTTGTTGAAGCAGCCATTACACCAAAAACTAAAGTGCTCTATTGTGAGTCTGTAAGTAATCCATTGCTAGAAGTTGCAGACATCAAAGGCTTAGCTGATCTTGCAAAAAAACACAACTTAAAACTGGTTGTGGACAATACTTTTTCTCCGCTGTCTATCTCACCTGCAAAATTGGGTGCTGATGTCGTTATTCATAGTTTAACAAAGTTTATTAACGGTTCTTCAGATACTGTTGGTGGAGTAGTTTGTGGCACACAAGAATTCATTGACCAATTAAGAAATGTAAATGATGGAGCAGCAATGTTACTAGGTTCTACAATGGACAGTTTGCGTTCAGCATCAGTTTTAAAAAACTTAAGAACGCTTCATATAAGAATGCAACAGCATAGCCATAATGCTAGTTATCTTGCAGAAAAATTTGAAAATGATGGCTTAAAAACCGTTTATCCTGGTTTAGCCTCTCATCCATCTCATGAATTATTTAAATCTATGATGAATGACATGTATGGCTTTGGAGGAATGCTTACCATTGATGTAGGTTCTCTGGATAAAGCCAATGCGTTAATGGAATTAATGCAAGAGCGTAATCTTGGATATCTAGCAGTTAGCTTAGGGTTCTACAAAACTTTATTTAGTGCACCTGGCAGTTCTACATCTTCTGAAATACCTGAGGACGAACAAGCCGAAATGGGATTAAGTGATGGACTTATTCGTTTTTCAATTGGTTTAGATGCTGATATACATCGTACATACGAAATGATGAAAGCCTGTATGATAGAACTAAATATTTTAGAAAAAGAATTAGTTTAAAAACAATAAAACATACCCTTCTAAACAAGCCTGATGGATTATCTATCAGGCTTTTTTGATATAGTAACAAATTTGCAAATACTATTTGTGTCAAAATATTCATTACTAATATGCACTATCAACAATGTTATCATTTGCAAATCGCTTAACAAAATTGTAACATTACGGAGATAAATTAGAAACACCCTATGGAGAGTCAAAATATTAAACCAAGACAACCACAAGACGAAAATATAGTAGAAAATAAAGAACTTAATATTTGGGAGGCTTTAATCCCTGTGTTTGCTTTGGTTGGTATGCTAGCATTTAATGTATATGTGTATGGTGATAATGCTTTGAGCGGTAGTAATCAATTTATACTATTATTAGGTGCAGCTGTGGCTGCCATTGTAGGTTTTTTCAATAAAGTATCCTTTGATCAAATGGTTGAAGAAGTTGCTGAAAACATAAAATCTACAGCAGGTGCAATTTTAATCCTCTTGATGGTTGGTGCATTAGCAGGCACTTGGCTAATAAGTGGTATTATACCCGCAATGATATATTATGGCTTACAAATTCTAAATCCTACCATATTTTTAGCCGCTTGCGTTATAATTTGTGCCATTATATCTGTAGCAACTGGCAGC from Winogradskyella sp. MH6 includes these protein-coding regions:
- a CDS encoding Lrp/AsnC family transcriptional regulator, yielding MLDEIDKALLELLQKDSKQTNKALSYALGLSVTAVYERIRKLEKKGIISNYVALVDKKKVDKAFVTFCHVKLVQHSQDYVMKFEREVRKLDEVLECYHISGDYDYLLKVLVKDMEAFRDFMVKKLTNINHIGSTHSMFVINEVKHTTAITL
- a CDS encoding aminotransferase class I/II-fold pyridoxal phosphate-dependent enzyme is translated as MKFKPANNIQDLQYFGEFGGVNPSISDSSTYTFLSAKTMFDTFEGNADGCYLYSRHSSPSNLYLGEALAAMEGTETATVTASGMGAITPVLMQLCEAGEHIVSSRTIYGGTYAFLKNFAPRLGIQTSFVDITKIDVVEAAITPKTKVLYCESVSNPLLEVADIKGLADLAKKHNLKLVVDNTFSPLSISPAKLGADVVIHSLTKFINGSSDTVGGVVCGTQEFIDQLRNVNDGAAMLLGSTMDSLRSASVLKNLRTLHIRMQQHSHNASYLAEKFENDGLKTVYPGLASHPSHELFKSMMNDMYGFGGMLTIDVGSLDKANALMELMQERNLGYLAVSLGFYKTLFSAPGSSTSSEIPEDEQAEMGLSDGLIRFSIGLDADIHRTYEMMKACMIELNILEKELV